A single region of the Fusarium keratoplasticum isolate Fu6.1 chromosome 7, whole genome shotgun sequence genome encodes:
- a CDS encoding Dimer-Tnp-hAT domain-containing protein, with translation MSETALKGSLAGSASSSPPPAFPRLGSRPKSIAKQYDAALALASTTDSSVDDLYKITWGQRQLTGSPRPSNRAHLTIRRSSIFKEAHPRNGQLLLPSFFPERRWRGSESSQLAILLILISPFTTFESTYLQELFRQLDPDLYTQVPWGRTAAKKDLEDILSLKKAAVKEELDKAITQVHISFDLWTSPNRLAFISIFGHYIDQSNLYQSRLLAFRRQIGSHAGENIAYTIRNVVRDWGIDSKLGVSICDNATSNDVCLRSLYTTLDASMTRADTEARRMRCFGHILNLVAQAFLYGDDAASFELQSEAYGMLERVEEDLEHWRAKGPVGKLHNIVRFIRASPQRTEAFKAHAKEQEEADIYKLAEESTAELEVIQNNATRWNSTYMMIERALIKQSELNSFIQELGLEADASRRVPTADILTSDDWKVLRESDKPESDPHASNDYHHDFRGMRSRRYAAAAKQLFRPINLPAHSLMKMPLPAHSREDYLQGDARSMSNIASMEGQERASIRASINNAWIKLNEYYTLLGRSPLFAASVVLNPDLGLRWLETNWTSPEQLQWLRDAKDGIKGYFERWYSNDDDASEESIFATPSLTPRPEQSRFEQWVKSRQPKLSATGSELERYYRLEPEQVNDPIQWWIDHRNAFPRLSRFALDVLAIPAMATDCERAFSLAKLTVTSQRHSLLGSSIESVQLLKNWIRGGRVTLGGLCLSNKAS, from the exons ATGTCCGAGACCGCTTTAAAAGGCAGCCTTGCTGGCAGcgcgtcgtcatcgccaccaccCGCATTTCCTCGTCTCGGATCCCGGCCtaagagcatcgccaagcagtATGATGCCGCTTTGGCTTTAGCCTCGACTACCGATTCTTCCGTTGACGACCTTTACAAGATTACTTGGGGCCAACGAC AGCTCACAGGATCACCGAGACCTTCGAACCGGGCTCATCTGACGATTCGTCGGTCCTCGATCTTCAAAGAAGCGCATCCAAGAAacggccagctccttcttccttcattcTTCCCCGAGCGAAGATGGCGCGGATCAGAGAGCTCTCAGTTGGCTATATTGTTGATTCTAATCTCCCCCTTTACTACCTTCGagagtacctacctacaagAGCTATTCCGTCAGCTAGACCCTGATCTTTATACCCAGGTGCCCTGGGGTCGAACTGCAGCTAAGAAAGACCTAGAGGATATACTCTCTTTAAAGAAagcggccgtcaaggaggaactcgacaaggctATTACCCAGGTACATATCAGCTTCGATCTCTGGACCTCTCCAAACAGACTAGCTTTCATTTCGATCTTTGGTCACTATATTGACCAGAGCAACTTATACCAAAGCCGGCTGCTGGCTTTCAGGAGGCAGATCGGGTCTCACGCCGGCGAGAATATCGCCTACACTATAAGGAATGTCGTCCGTGATTGGGGGATCGATTCGAAGCTTGGGGTCTCGATCTGTGATAATGCGACCAGCAACGATGTTTGCTTGCGAAGCCTCTACACAACTCTCGATGCCTCGATGACTCGAGCGGATACGGAGGCACGAAGGATGCGATGTTTCGGGCATATTCTAAACCTTGTTGCCCAAGCTTTCCTctatggcgatgatgcagctTCTTTCGAACTTCAATCTGAGGCTTATGGCATGCTGGAgcgggttgaagaagacctcGAACACTGGCGAGCTAAGGGTCCAGTTGGGAAGCTTCATAATATCGTCAGGTTCATCCGAGCCTCTCCGCAACGCACCGAAGCATTCAAAGCAcatgccaaggagcaggaggaggcggacatatacaagcttgcagaagaaTCAACGGCCGAGCTTGAAGTCATACAGAACAACGCTACGAGATGGAATTCGACCTATATGATGATCGAACgcgccttgatcaagcagTCTGAGCTCAATAGCTTCATTCAAGAGCTAGGGCTGGAAGCAGacgcctcaagaagggttccTACAGCTGACATCCTGACCTCTGATGACTGGAAGGTCCTCAGGGAG TCGGACAAACCCGAGAGCGACCCTCACGCCAGCAACGACTACCATCACGACTTCAGGGGTATGAGATCACGCCGttacgccgccgccgcgaaaCAGCTCTTCCGGCCCATCAACTTGCCAGCCCACAGTTTAATGAAGATGCCCCTCCCTGCACATTCTCGAGAGGACTACCTACAGGGCGATGCTCGTTCCATGAGCAATATTGCTAGTAtggagggccaagagcgtGCAAGTATTAGGGCAAGCATCAATAATGCTTGGATTAAGCTTAACGAGTACTACACTCTCCTCGGGCGATCGCCTCTGTTTGCGGCCTCTGTTGTTCTAAATCCGGACCTTGGCCTCCGGTGGCTTGAGACTAACTGGACCTCCCCGGAGCAGCTACAATGGCTTCGGGATGcaaaggatggcatcaaaggctACTTTGAGCGTTGGTACTCaaacgacgatgatgcctctGAGGAGAGTATTTTCGCCACGCCCTCGTTAACGCCCCGACCTGAGCAAAGTAGGTTTGAGCAGTGGGTAAAAAGCCGGCAGCCTAAGCTCTCAGCAACAGGCAGTGAGCTTGAACGATACTACAGGCTTGAGCCGGAGCAGGTGAATGACCCTATTCAGTGGTGGATTGATCATAGGAACGCTTTCCCGCGTTTAAGCAGATTTGCATTGGACGTCCTTGCTATTCCGGCCATGGCAACTGACTGTGAGAGAGCATTCAGTCTTGCGAAGCTTACAGTCACCTCACAGCGGCATTCCCTGCTTGGATCGAGCATTGAGTCGGTCCAATTACTGAAGAACTGGATCAGGGGAGGGCGTGTTACTCTAGGGGGCCTATGCttgagcaacaaggccagttAG
- a CDS encoding Guanylate kinase-like domain-containing protein yields the protein MERSLNAASTATVLPRDLRPLILCGPSVLERDALMRKLWDLLPDSFAIAIHHTTNRPIDGQLSLDSHYYVSSDEFLNMVSSGEFATYGPYGDHSSGVSRQTIAAASATGRIVVMEVEMRGVEQLKAIPGFDARYVFITPPSLDVFEARLSMETPGIYEPLRRLMMEWGIARVPEEVEEAELGYSRVPGVYDLILPSENLDEAFQTLVDYIYSSDY from the exons ATGGAACGCAGCTTGAATGCCGCATCGACTGCAACTG TGCTACCTCGAGACTTACGGCCTCTGATCCTATGCGGCCCTTCAGTACTAGAAAGGGATGCCCTCATGCGCAAGCTCTGGGACCTCTTACCTGACTCTTTTGCAATCGCTATACACCATACCACGAATAGACCGATCGATGGACAACTCAGCTTGGATAGTCACTACTACGTATCCTCGGATGAATTCCTCAACATGGTCTCCAGCGGCGAATTCGCCACATATGGCCCATACGGTGACCACTCCTCGGGGGTATCGAGGCAGACCATTGCGGCGGCGTCAGCAACGGGGCGCATAGTGGTCATGGAGGTTGAAATGCGAGGCGTTGAGCAGCTAAAGGCCATCCCTGGGTTCGATGCTCGATACGTATTCATCACACCGCCAAGTCTTGACGTCTTTGAGGCCCGTCTAAGCATGGAAACTCCAGGAATCTACGAACCCCTGAGGCGACTCATGATGGAGTGGGGTATTGCTCGTGTTCCCGAGGAAGTGGAAGAAGCTGAGCTAGGATATTCTCGCGTTCCGGGAGTATATGACTTAATTCTCCCAAGTGAAAATCTCGATGAGGCTTTCCAAACACTTGTtgattatatttatagctcTGACTACTAA